Proteins encoded by one window of Bacteroidia bacterium:
- a CDS encoding two-component regulator propeller domain-containing protein, translated as MKDNISLNLKNKSIMKMPLFFIALAMLVSSAVQGQHYNFTTYTIANGMPSNQVNAVHQDKTGKLWIGTMNGACWFDGSNFYRFEQDNPASFNPIKAFYEDNKGNLWMAITRGGIGVFNGIRKKFYTIDNGLLSNNATAITQDKTGRYWIGTSEGLNSFDGARFSSYTILKGLVSNEVTCLLADSKGNIWIGTTNGLSKYDGNQFTNFTFNEGLTGNIIYQISEMNDGSIWAGTNEGISVYQNGKFSAFDISKGVSVKKVTAILEDYKKNKWFSTYGNGMCLIDHGRFFALTKDEGLTDNNILCMKEDNEGNIWVGTPRGLCRYSGGRFITYTTENGFNDNRLLTAYTDHLNRIWFGIVNGGLNYIHGNTVYTPPFESTLNRATIWSIAQDVSQNFWFGTSNGPAFVSADLSKISFPFDLLNNKIIYAVMAHRNGSIWFGTDRGIYIYSNNSLRVLNKLNGLQNDNIRYLFQDRQGLIWVGTLQGLYFMHNETAVSLNDKLNLNKTPITSIAQDIEGNIIFSTFDFGVYIFSKKPGTTAIRHLEIGNGLFNNRILTVASDNNYLWMGTPLGIDRIDWNTYLKRDFINIIHFDKSNGFYGVETNAATYDKDGFLWFATVNGAVRYNPNSGYSKSTTPVVLLQSIKAYMREVNWSEQGFSIDSITGLPVNPVFPYGYNNLNFHFTGIYFASPDALQFRWKLNGFDDFWVPATNLNIANYSNLPPGNYTFQVQATANGHDWSPALTYDFKVKSPVWRTNFFYFIYLVALILIILIILKLRTRSLRNAQLQLRQKINERTHQLRENNMQLEKLSIVASETDNAVMIFDHNLNLDFVNEGYTRMHGYTMEEIIRKQGSKLTQLSHNENIKTIIKDCLEEHKSVIYETKITQPNGQPLWTSSTLTPVFNDKNELSNIVVIDTDITLHKKMEQQIRESLDEKNILLKEIHHRVKNNLQIIVSLFNLQSAYLQDKASHKILKEGQDRIRSMALIHDRFYQSDGTSRIDFDDYIKRLCETIMQSQNANPQKIRLQIEAEKISLDIDTAVPCGLIINELVSNAIKHAFGDNEGIIWVTFKKEDDHYLLSIADNGKGLPDGKDFDTADTLGIQLVNVLSDQIDGKVTVENINGLKVIIKFKPSY; from the coding sequence GTGAAGGATAATATAAGTCTGAATTTAAAAAACAAAAGCATCATGAAAATGCCATTGTTTTTTATTGCACTGGCGATGCTTGTCAGTTCTGCAGTGCAAGGTCAGCATTACAACTTCACCACCTACACTATTGCCAATGGCATGCCCAGCAATCAGGTTAATGCCGTTCATCAGGATAAAACAGGTAAACTTTGGATAGGAACCATGAATGGTGCCTGTTGGTTTGATGGCTCCAATTTTTATCGCTTTGAACAAGACAACCCTGCATCGTTCAATCCTATAAAAGCATTTTACGAAGACAATAAAGGAAATCTTTGGATGGCAATAACACGTGGTGGCATCGGAGTCTTCAATGGTATCAGAAAAAAATTCTACACTATTGATAATGGGTTGCTCAGCAATAATGCTACTGCTATCACTCAGGATAAAACAGGGCGTTATTGGATTGGCACTTCAGAAGGGCTGAATAGTTTTGATGGAGCACGTTTTTCAAGTTACACCATCTTGAAAGGCTTGGTGAGTAATGAAGTTACTTGTTTGCTGGCTGACAGCAAAGGCAATATATGGATAGGAACGACCAACGGATTGTCGAAGTACGATGGTAATCAGTTTACCAACTTTACCTTCAACGAAGGGCTGACAGGAAATATTATTTATCAAATTTCTGAAATGAATGATGGTAGTATTTGGGCAGGAACCAATGAAGGAATCAGCGTTTATCAAAATGGAAAGTTCAGTGCTTTTGATATTAGCAAAGGCGTTTCTGTTAAAAAAGTTACTGCCATTCTTGAAGATTATAAAAAGAATAAATGGTTCAGCACCTATGGCAATGGTATGTGCCTGATAGATCATGGACGTTTTTTCGCGTTGACCAAAGATGAAGGTCTTACCGACAACAATATTTTGTGCATGAAAGAAGACAATGAGGGGAACATTTGGGTTGGTACACCACGCGGACTATGCCGTTATTCAGGTGGACGCTTTATTACTTATACAACAGAAAACGGATTTAATGACAACCGACTGCTTACAGCATATACCGATCATTTAAACAGAATTTGGTTTGGGATTGTCAATGGCGGATTGAATTACATCCATGGTAACACCGTTTATACACCTCCTTTCGAAAGCACACTCAATCGTGCCACAATTTGGAGTATAGCTCAGGATGTTTCACAAAATTTTTGGTTTGGAACTTCTAATGGTCCCGCATTCGTTTCAGCTGACTTATCTAAAATTTCTTTTCCATTCGATTTACTTAACAATAAAATTATTTATGCTGTAATGGCACACCGTAACGGAAGTATATGGTTTGGTACCGATCGCGGCATATATATTTATAGCAACAACAGCCTGAGAGTTTTAAATAAACTCAACGGTTTGCAGAATGATAACATTCGTTACTTATTTCAGGACCGGCAAGGTTTAATTTGGGTTGGCACTTTGCAAGGCCTATATTTTATGCATAACGAAACAGCAGTATCCCTTAATGACAAATTGAATCTCAATAAGACCCCTATTACTTCAATTGCACAGGATATAGAAGGAAATATTATCTTTTCAACTTTTGATTTTGGCGTTTATATTTTTTCAAAAAAGCCGGGGACAACTGCTATCAGGCATCTTGAAATTGGCAATGGGTTGTTCAACAATAGAATTTTAACTGTTGCAAGCGACAACAATTATCTGTGGATGGGCACACCACTTGGCATTGATAGAATTGACTGGAATACTTATCTGAAAAGAGATTTTATAAATATCATCCACTTCGACAAGAGTAATGGATTTTATGGTGTTGAAACCAATGCTGCCACTTATGATAAAGACGGCTTTCTTTGGTTTGCTACAGTTAACGGTGCTGTTCGTTACAATCCAAACTCCGGCTACAGTAAAAGTACAACCCCTGTAGTTTTATTACAATCTATTAAAGCCTACATGCGCGAGGTAAACTGGTCTGAACAAGGATTTTCTATTGACAGCATTACAGGTTTACCTGTGAATCCTGTTTTTCCTTATGGCTATAACAATCTTAATTTTCATTTTACCGGAATTTATTTTGCATCACCCGATGCTTTACAATTTCGATGGAAGCTGAATGGCTTTGATGACTTTTGGGTACCTGCAACCAACTTGAACATTGCAAACTATTCTAACCTCCCCCCTGGGAATTACACATTTCAGGTGCAGGCAACAGCCAATGGTCATGATTGGAGTCCGGCATTGACTTACGATTTTAAGGTAAAATCACCTGTTTGGCGAACAAACTTTTTTTATTTCATTTACTTAGTTGCATTGATATTAATCATCTTAATTATACTAAAATTAAGAACACGAAGTTTACGCAATGCTCAACTTCAACTGAGGCAGAAAATCAATGAGCGCACACATCAGCTAAGAGAAAATAATATGCAGCTTGAAAAACTTTCAATTGTGGCCAGCGAAACAGATAATGCTGTTATGATTTTTGACCATAACCTGAATCTTGACTTTGTCAATGAAGGCTATACCCGCATGCATGGCTATACTATGGAGGAAATAATACGTAAGCAAGGCAGTAAGTTGACACAACTGTCGCATAATGAAAATATAAAAACAATCATTAAAGACTGCCTGGAAGAACATAAGTCTGTTATTTACGAGACTAAAATCACACAACCCAATGGACAACCACTGTGGACTTCCAGTACACTGACACCGGTATTTAATGATAAAAATGAATTGAGTAATATTGTTGTTATAGACACAGACATTACTTTGCACAAAAAGATGGAGCAGCAAATTCGCGAATCGTTAGACGAAAAAAATATTCTTTTAAAAGAAATCCATCATAGGGTAAAAAACAATTTGCAGATTATTGTAAGCTTGTTCAACCTGCAAAGTGCTTATTTACAAGACAAGGCCTCTCATAAAATATTAAAAGAAGGACAGGACAGAATACGCTCAATGGCTTTGATACATGACCGTTTCTATCAAAGTGATGGAACATCACGCATTGATTTTGATGATTACATCAAACGTCTTTGTGAAACCATTATGCAATCTCAAAATGCCAATCCTCAAAAAATACGTTTGCAGATTGAAGCAGAAAAAATATCTTTGGACATTGATACGGCAGTACCATGTGGGCTGATAATTAATGAACTTGTAAGTAATGCTATTAAACATGCCTTTGGAGATAATGAAGGAATAATTTGGGTGACATTTAAAAAAGAAGATGACCATTATCTGTTAAGCATTGCCGACAATGGAAAAGGATTACCTGACGGGAAAGATTTTGATACTGCTGACACATTAGGTATTCAATTAGTGAATGTATTGAGCGATCAGATAGACGGGAAAGTGACGGTAGAAAACATTAACGGATTAAAAGTGATAATTAAATTTAAACCATCGTATTAA
- a CDS encoding phosphotransferase, with amino-acid sequence MNELVRAALSNEAVSEAAKLYNIKFSDLTLLRDNVNIVYRFHEGDKNFILRLTHSSHQCFDTVNSEIYWINFLHDNKIPVSNPLASVNNNLCEKVTTGDSYFSVVKFNAAPGVELGEKNWNSNTIAQMGKITGMIHQCSKTYSPPDTIKKRTIWPEKSNQMAEIYLPKSEIKSWKYWTQLLNTVKQLPSTSDSFGVVHNDIHRGNFMVENGRLTLFDCEDACYTWFVNDISCPLFFAVNYNGVNDFNRRGWVRYFLDSFMKGYQKHNRFNPEQLKFMPDLLHLRGIFVYAYLFKAWDVTKLNHAQLNYFNRMKHIAENGFDWLKSEDYLI; translated from the coding sequence ATGAACGAACTTGTACGTGCAGCACTTTCCAATGAGGCTGTTTCTGAGGCTGCAAAACTTTATAACATTAAGTTTTCTGATCTGACCTTACTTCGCGATAATGTGAACATAGTTTATCGTTTCCATGAGGGCGATAAAAATTTTATTCTCCGACTGACACATTCCTCACATCAATGTTTTGATACAGTGAACTCCGAAATATACTGGATAAACTTTCTGCATGACAATAAAATTCCGGTATCAAACCCATTAGCTTCTGTCAACAACAATCTATGTGAAAAAGTTACAACAGGCGATTCTTATTTCAGTGTTGTGAAATTTAATGCAGCACCAGGCGTTGAATTGGGTGAAAAAAACTGGAACAGTAATACCATTGCCCAAATGGGGAAAATTACAGGAATGATTCATCAATGTTCAAAAACATATTCGCCTCCTGACACAATTAAAAAAAGAACCATCTGGCCCGAAAAATCAAATCAGATGGCAGAAATCTATTTGCCAAAATCAGAGATTAAATCATGGAAATATTGGACGCAATTACTCAATACAGTTAAACAATTGCCTTCCACCTCAGATTCATTTGGTGTTGTGCATAACGACATTCACAGAGGAAATTTTATGGTAGAAAATGGCCGTCTTACACTGTTCGACTGTGAAGATGCATGTTATACATGGTTTGTAAACGATATTTCATGTCCGTTATTTTTTGCTGTTAACTACAATGGCGTAAATGATTTTAACCGCAGAGGCTGGGTGCGCTATTTTTTGGATAGTTTTATGAAAGGGTATCAAAAACACAATCGTTTTAACCCCGAACAGTTAAAATTCATGCCTGACTTACTGCACTTACGAGGAATTTTTGTCTATGCCTATCTATTTAAAGCATGGGATGTAACCAAACTCAACCATGCACAGTTAAATTACTTTAACAGAATGAAACATATTGCCGAAAACGGATTTGATTGGTTGAAGTCTGAAGATTATCTAATTTAA
- a CDS encoding glycosyltransferase family 4 protein — MAVKTLQLFESYLPNAQNWVFRMLNNLPDIEVNVAAYRYYNEQFVTPKINLLPMPNYISPDLLEGRDNAKNIFSKIINRIAILRKNKHYFEYIGKWAKENGVELIHTHFANMGWQYIELKKITGLHYFVSFYGFDYESLPFRFQEWKKRYQSLYEKADGFVCEGAFGASILVNQGCDPAKVHVVHLGVETSKIPAIARTKNEGELHLLQLSNYSQKKGHIYTLQAFIKALNDCPNMTLTFVGSELENIKSKLEALVKQHNIEHKVRFIGFIEFTKLYEFFGQYHVFIHPSCYSDTRDCEGGAPIVLLDAQCTGMPVISTTHCDIPEEVIHGKTGLLTPEKDADALAGSIRTFYNMNNNTYQQYATAARQHVIENFDIKPCALQLQKLYNTIVNH; from the coding sequence ATGGCAGTAAAAACACTGCAACTTTTTGAAAGTTATTTACCTAATGCCCAGAATTGGGTGTTCAGGATGCTCAACAATCTTCCTGATATAGAAGTAAATGTTGCAGCCTATCGTTATTACAATGAGCAATTTGTTACACCAAAAATAAACTTATTGCCCATGCCGAATTATATTAGTCCGGATTTGCTGGAAGGACGTGATAACGCCAAAAATATTTTTTCAAAAATCATAAATCGCATAGCCATTCTACGAAAAAACAAACACTATTTTGAATATATCGGCAAATGGGCAAAGGAAAATGGTGTGGAACTAATTCACACACACTTTGCCAATATGGGATGGCAATATATAGAACTTAAAAAAATTACAGGGCTCCACTATTTTGTTTCCTTTTATGGTTTTGATTATGAAAGTCTGCCTTTTCGTTTTCAGGAATGGAAAAAGCGCTATCAATCACTTTATGAAAAGGCTGATGGCTTTGTTTGTGAGGGCGCTTTTGGCGCTTCTATCCTGGTCAATCAGGGTTGCGACCCTGCAAAGGTTCATGTTGTGCATCTTGGTGTGGAGACCTCTAAAATCCCTGCCATTGCAAGAACTAAGAACGAAGGCGAACTTCATTTGCTGCAACTGTCAAATTACAGTCAGAAAAAAGGACATATTTATACCCTTCAGGCTTTTATTAAGGCACTAAACGACTGCCCGAATATGACACTGACTTTTGTAGGCAGTGAGTTGGAGAATATTAAAAGTAAATTGGAAGCGTTGGTAAAACAACATAATATTGAACATAAAGTTCGCTTTATTGGCTTTATTGAATTTACAAAGCTTTATGAATTCTTCGGGCAATACCATGTTTTTATTCACCCAAGTTGCTACTCCGACACTCGTGACTGCGAAGGTGGTGCACCTATTGTATTACTCGATGCACAGTGTACAGGAATGCCTGTAATCTCAACCACACATTGCGACATTCCCGAGGAGGTTATTCATGGCAAAACAGGCCTTCTTACTCCCGAAAAAGATGCAGATGCCTTAGCCGGTTCTATCCGTACTTTTTACAATATGAACAACAACACTTATCAGCAATATGCAACTGCGGCAAGACAACATGTAATAGAAAATTTTGATATTAAACCCTGCGCACTACAACTTCAAAAACTTTACAACACCATTGTCAACCATTAA